A single genomic interval of Gossypium raimondii isolate GPD5lz chromosome 11, ASM2569854v1, whole genome shotgun sequence harbors:
- the LOC105802124 gene encoding ubiquitin-conjugating enzyme E2 27 → MKHLDRILKELEECNTEQDSSGITLSLKPDNLTRLVGSIAGPLGTPYEGGSFQIHIALPGAYPYEPPRMKFITKIWHPNISSQSGAMCLDILKDQWSRGVRLKTALPSVQALLSAPELRDPQDALVARQYICKYQTFIDTARSWTENFARVSSLGVEEKTGTDETACRNGFCR, encoded by the exons ATGAAACACCTTGATCGGATTCTAAAGGAGTTAGAAGAATGTAACACGGAACAAGACTCCTCGGGCATTACGCTCTCGCTGAAACCAGACAATCTCACTCGCTTGGTTGGCAGCATCGCCGGTCCCCTCGGCACTCCTTATGAAGGAGGCTCCTTTCAGATCCATATCGCATTGCCTG GTGCATACCCATACGAACCTCCCCGAATGAAGTTTATTACCAAAATTTG GCACCCGAATATTAGCAGTCAAAGTGGGGCGATGTGCCTGGATATATTGAAGGACCAGTGGAGCCGTGGAGTCCGTCTTAAAACGGCTCTTCCTTCCGTCCAAGCTTTGCTTTCTGCTCCTGAACTCCGTGATCCTCAAGATGCTCTAGTAGCACGACAG TATATTTGTAAGTATCAGACATTCATCGATACAGCTCGTTCCTGGACAGAAAATTTTGCCAGGGTGTCTTCTTTAGGGGTTGAGGAAAAG aCGGGAACAGATGAAACGGCTTGTCGAAATGGGTTTTGCCGATGA